A genomic segment from Cyanobacteria bacterium GSL.Bin1 encodes:
- a CDS encoding glycosyltransferase, producing the protein MNITVIIPTYQRPKDLLRCLEALKRQTRPVDELLVVIRDNDSETWKFLEDFDPESLPLKTLKVSVPGVIAAMNVGLDSAFGDIIAFTDDDAAPHQDWLERIEAHFLSDKSVAAVGGRDWVYLGSQLHARKLTEKVGRVQWFGRVIGNHHLGVGEAREVDVLKGVNMSFRRSAIQGMHFDERMRGTGAQVHFELAFCLALKRAGWKLVYDPAVAVNHYPAQRFDEDQRAQFNEIAHANKVHNETLILLEHLSPVPRSVFLLWTVLIGNRSKRGFVQLLRFLPSEGNLVWYKWKATMIGLWQGWQTWKKS; encoded by the coding sequence ATGAACATCACTGTTATTATCCCTACCTATCAGCGTCCAAAAGACTTGCTACGCTGCTTAGAAGCCCTGAAACGCCAAACTCGTCCAGTTGATGAATTATTGGTAGTAATCCGAGACAATGACTCAGAAACTTGGAAATTTCTCGAAGACTTTGATCCCGAGTCGTTACCGTTAAAAACCTTAAAGGTAAGCGTACCAGGGGTGATCGCAGCTATGAATGTTGGTCTTGATTCAGCTTTTGGGGACATCATCGCTTTCACTGACGATGATGCTGCACCTCATCAGGATTGGCTAGAACGAATTGAAGCCCACTTCCTTTCAGACAAAAGTGTTGCAGCAGTTGGCGGACGAGATTGGGTCTATCTTGGTAGTCAATTACATGCAAGGAAACTGACAGAGAAAGTAGGGCGGGTGCAGTGGTTTGGACGAGTCATTGGCAATCATCATCTAGGCGTGGGTGAGGCGCGAGAAGTCGATGTACTGAAAGGAGTTAATATGAGCTTTCGCCGTAGCGCGATCCAAGGAATGCATTTTGATGAGAGGATGCGAGGAACAGGAGCACAGGTTCATTTTGAACTCGCCTTCTGCCTAGCCTTGAAAAGAGCAGGTTGGAAACTTGTTTACGATCCTGCTGTCGCTGTCAACCACTATCCTGCTCAACGTTTTGACGAAGATCAGCGAGCTCAATTTAATGAAATTGCCCATGCGAATAAAGTTCATAATGAAACTTTAATCCTGCTAGAGCATTTATCACCAGTACCAAGAAGTGTGTTTCTTTTGTGGACAGTTTTGATAGGAAATCGATCTAAACGTGGATTTGTTCAATTGCTTAGGTTTCTACCGAGTGAGGGGAATTTAGTTTGGTATAAGTGGAAGGCGACAATGATTGGACTTTGGCAGGGTTGGCAAACCTGGAAAAAAAGCTAA